One window of Oncorhynchus masou masou isolate Uvic2021 chromosome 33, UVic_Omas_1.1, whole genome shotgun sequence genomic DNA carries:
- the LOC135527450 gene encoding 5-hydroxytryptamine receptor 6-like encodes MDNSTLPGLEAATASGDAVNPLGSSNDSLSETSAWGISGSGPWLLACMLSLIILMTACGNTLLIALVFAQRSLRNTSNCFLVSLFLSDLMVALVVMPPAMLNVLYGAWVLWPGFCPVWLCFDVMCCSASILNLCVISLDRYLLIISPLRYKQRMTPPRALLLVGGAWGLAALTSFLPIKMNWHSLGHGSGHSPMHGAGSANVSTYPELSLWYHASYFQLSQSGGLSFQCCLRVSFPFALVASVLTFFLPSSAICFTYCQILLAARRQARRVAALSQPPYPHHSPGEPSHPLSPGGGAAGHAHLEGDDDSHQENPVSRHVPLSVNSERRLAHRQGRRAVKASLTLGVLLGLFFSAWLPFFITNMAQAVCECVPPALFDAITWLGYCNSTMNPIIYPLFMRDFKRALGRLLPCCSTHSPHRPSLALSLSLRNSGEPNLPTEPPSLASDPPQPPATATDAVNLFDDDHAGIELPLLLPNQVDTLD; translated from the exons ATGGACAACTCAACCTTACCTGGTTTAGAGGCAGCAACTGCAAGTGGGGATGCTGTTAACCCTTTAGGGAGTTCCAATGACAGCTTGTCCGAAACCAGTGCCTGGGGCATCAGTGGCAGTGGTCCGTGGCTGTTGGCGTGCATGTTATCCCTCATCATCCTGATGACGGCTTGTGGCAACACTCTGTTGATCGCTCTGGTGTTTGCCCAACGCTCCTTACGCAACACCTCCAACTGTTTCCtggtgtctctcttcctgtctgacCTGATGGTGGCTCTGGTGGTGATGCCGCCGGCAATGCTCAATGTGCTGTACGGGGCCTGGGTGTTGTGGCCGGGCTTCTGCCCCGTGTGGCTCTGCTTCGACGTCATGTGCTGTAGTGCCTCCATTCTCAACCTGTGTGTGATCAGCCTGGACCGCTACCTCCTCATCATCTCGCCGCTGCGCTACAAGCAGAGGATGACCCCTCCTCGAGCCCTGCTTCTGGTGGGAGGGGCCTGGGGTCTGGCCGCCCTCACCTCCTTCTTGCCCatcaagatgaactggcacagctTGGGTCATGGGAGTGGCCATTCCCCAATGCACGGGGCTGGCAGTGCCAACGTCAGCACATACCCAGAGCTGAGCTTGTGGTACCACGCCTCCTACTTCCAGCTGTCGCAGTCCGGTGGCCTGTCCTTCCAGTGCTGTCTGCGGGTTAGCTTTCCTTTTGCCCTGGTGGCGTCAGTCCTCACTTTCTTCCTGCCATCCAGTGCCATCTGCTTCACCTACTGTCAGATTCTCCTGGCGGCGCGGAGACAGGCGAGGCGGGTGGCGGCGCTAAGTCAACCTCCGTACCCGCATCATTCGCCTGGGGAGCCTTCTCACCCTCTGTCACCAGGTGGGGGCGCCGCCGGACATGCTCACCTCGAAGGAGATGACGACAGTCATCAGGAGAACCCTGTGTCACGCCACGTGCCG TTGTCGGTGAACAGCGAGCGGCGGCTGGCCCACCGGCAGGGACGGAGGGCAGTGAAGGccagtctgaccctgggagtcCTGCTGGGCCTCTTCTTCAGCGCCTGGCTGCCCTTCTTCATCACCAACATGGCCCAG GCGGTATGTGAGTGTGTTCCCCCGGCGCTCTTTGACGCCATCACCTGGCTGGGCTACTGTAACAGCACCATGAACCCCATCATCTACCCGCTATTCATGCGTGACTTCAAACGGGCCCTGGGGAGGCTGCTGCCCTGCTGCTCCACCCACTCGCCCCACAGACCCTCACTggcgctctccctctccctccgcaACTCCGGCGAGCCCAACCTGCCCACGGAGCCCCCCTCCCTGGCCTCCGACCCCCCACAGCCCCCCGCCACCGCCACAGACGCCGTCAACCTGTTTGACGACGACCACGCTGGGATTGAGCTGCCCCTGCTGTTGCCCAATCAGGTGGACACGCTGGActga